In Chloroflexota bacterium, a single window of DNA contains:
- the mnmE gene encoding tRNA uridine-5-carboxymethylaminomethyl(34) synthesis GTPase MnmE, translating into MKSLDDTIAAISTPLGQGGIGIVRMSGPDALPIARRLFRPARGRAAAPWPAFRLRHGFIVDPATDARVDEVLVAYMPAPRTYTRQDIVEINGHGGIVALRRILELALREGARLAEPGEFTLRAFVNGRIDLAQAEAVLDIVNAHTDAALRLAVGQLEGRLSSQVRRVRACLLSVLAYLEATIDFVEDEVPPQDVGPVLNIGADMLRNLLRGADQGIIYRHGIRTAIVGRPNVGKSSLLNALLRTDRAIVTPIPGTTRDTLEETLNLKGVPFVLVDTAGIVGATADPVEQLGIERSRRAVRQADLVLVVVDGSEPLRPEDAAIAELTQGRASIAVVNKCDLPTVANLEGFLPNAPRVRISALTGEGLDDLRAAMLKLALGGEVLAGDGVLVGSVRHKEALARALDHLEKAQATLRQGLPADFVAIDLRAALDALGEITGQTITPDLLDSIFSNFCIGK; encoded by the coding sequence ATGAAGAGCCTGGATGACACGATTGCGGCGATTTCCACACCCCTTGGGCAGGGCGGGATCGGCATCGTGCGCATGAGCGGCCCCGACGCGCTGCCCATTGCGCGGCGGCTGTTTCGGCCCGCGCGCGGGCGCGCCGCCGCGCCGTGGCCTGCCTTCCGCCTGCGCCACGGGTTCATCGTGGACCCGGCCACCGACGCCCGCGTGGACGAGGTGCTTGTGGCCTACATGCCCGCGCCCCGAACCTACACGCGCCAGGACATCGTGGAGATCAACGGGCACGGCGGCATCGTGGCCCTGCGCCGCATTTTGGAACTGGCGCTCCGCGAGGGGGCGCGCCTGGCCGAGCCGGGGGAGTTCACCCTGCGCGCGTTTGTGAACGGCCGCATAGACCTGGCGCAGGCCGAGGCGGTCTTGGACATCGTGAATGCGCACACCGACGCGGCGCTGCGCCTGGCCGTGGGCCAACTGGAGGGGCGCCTGTCCTCACAGGTACGGCGCGTGCGCGCGTGCCTTCTGTCGGTGCTGGCCTACCTGGAGGCCACCATTGACTTCGTGGAAGACGAAGTGCCCCCGCAGGATGTTGGCCCCGTGCTGAACATCGGTGCCGACATGCTCCGCAACCTGCTGCGCGGCGCGGACCAGGGCATCATCTACCGCCACGGGATCCGCACCGCCATCGTGGGCCGGCCCAACGTGGGCAAATCCAGCCTGCTCAACGCCCTCTTGCGCACGGACCGCGCCATCGTTACTCCGATACCGGGGACGACGCGGGATACCCTGGAGGAGACCCTGAACCTGAAGGGAGTGCCCTTCGTCCTGGTGGACACGGCTGGCATCGTGGGCGCGACGGCCGATCCGGTGGAGCAACTGGGGATTGAGCGGAGCCGACGGGCTGTGCGCCAGGCCGACCTGGTGCTGGTGGTCGTGGACGGGAGCGAGCCGCTTCGCCCCGAGGATGCCGCCATCGCCGAACTGACTCAGGGTCGGGCGAGCATCGCGGTGGTGAACAAGTGCGACCTGCCGACCGTCGCGAACCTTGAGGGATTCCTGCCCAACGCCCCGCGGGTGCGCATCTCGGCGCTGACCGGTGAGGGGCTGGACGACTTAAGGGCCGCCATGCTGAAACTGGCCCTTGGGGGCGAGGTGCTGGCCGGCGATGGCGTCCTGGTGGGCAGCGTGCGCCACAAAGAGGCCCTGGCCCGCGCGCTGGATCACCTGGAGAAGGCCCAGGCCACCCTGCGCCAGGGCCTGCCGGCAGACTTCGTCGCCATAGACCTGCGCGCCGCGCTGGACGCGCTGGGCGAGATCACCGGCCAAACGATCACCCCTGACCTGCTGGACAGCATCTTCTCCAACTTCTGCATCGGCAAGTAG